In Fusobacteriaceae bacterium, the genomic window AGCGGTTCCCGTGTCAGAAGGATTTTTCTTCGCCATGGCCTTCTGGAAGAGCACGACGACGATCAAAATCGCAAAACCGATAATATCCGTCTTCAATCCCGGCACGATAAGCATCAGCGCGCCGACCAAAGACAGAGCCCGAACCGCCACATTGATATGGGTGTACATATAACCCTCGACGGCCGCCGACAGGAGAAATACTCCGATACAGGACGTCACCGCCGTCAGCAAGCCCTCAGACACCGTGGTATTCACGAGAAGCAGCTGGCTGTTGTAGATAAAGATATAGGGTAAAAGGAAACCCGCCAGCGCCAGTTTGACCGAAGCGACGCCGGTTTTGACCGTGTCGCCTCCGGAAATTCCCGCGGCGGCAAAGGCCGCGAGGGCCACCGGCGGCGTGATGTTGGCGAACATGGCGAAGTAGAAGCAGAAAAGATGCGCCGCCACGTCGGTTATACCGAGCTGGATCAGAGCCGGCACCGCGATCGTATAGGTGATGATATACGAGGGGATAGACGGCAGGCCCATGCCGAGAATCATGCAGGTCACCATGGTGAAGACCAGCGTCAACGGCAGGCTGGATTTTCCGAGACGGATGATGGCGCTCGCCATATTCGTCGTAAATCCGGTCTTTGTACAGGCTCCGATGATGATGCCCACGCAGGCGCAGGCCATCGCTACCGATACGGTCTGCTTGGCCGAGGAAATCAGGACCGAGCGGATGTCGTCAAGACTCATGCGGGATACTTTCCGCGTCTGGGCGATGATAACCGTGGCGATAATCGTGTAGAGCGCGCCCATAATCAGCGTCTTTCCGCTGAAAAACAGCATGTACATCAAGATCGCGATCGGAAAGGTCAGGTGCCAGTATTTCTTCATGGTGTCCTTGAAGGCCGGCAACTGGTCCTTGGGGAGACCCACAAGTTTGTCCTTGGAGGCCCGCATGTCGATCTGAAACAAAATCCCCAGATAGTAAATGACCGCGGGTACCGCCGCGTACACGATAATCTGGCTGTACTGGATGCCCAGGGTCTCCGCCATAATAAAGGCGGCGGCGCCCATTACGGGCGGCATCAGCTGGCCGCCTACGGAAGCCGTTGCCGAAACGGCGCCCGAAAATTCCTTACTGTAGCCGGATTTTTTCATCAGCGGAATCGTAAAGGATCCTGTCGTCACGACGTTGGCAATGGCCGAACCGTTGATCATGCCGAGAAGCCCCGCGGCCAGAACGGAAACCTTTGCGGGGCCGCCCTTGGTGCCTCCGGCCACACTGATCGCAAGGTCATTGAAAAAGGCCCCCATGCCGCATTTGTTCATGACTTCGCCGAAAACGATGAACAGGAAAATATAAGTCGACGACACGTTTACGGACGTGCCGTAGATGCCTTCGGTGTTAATGAAAAGATGCCCGATCAGGCTGGGCCAGGCCGTGCCCCGGTGCATAAAGAGGCCCGGGAAATTGATCTTGATCAAGCCCCCCTTGACTCCCATCAGGGCGTAAATCGTGAACAGCAGCCCGATAATCGGAAGGGCCAGTCCCGTAATCCGCCTTGAAGCCTCAAGAACCAAAAGGACGAGAATCGTCCCCATGACGACGTCCATGGTCGTCGGCGCGGCGGCCCGGTCTACTATGCTGAAATAATTGACCCACATATAGATCGGGATAGCGACGGACAGCGCCATGAGGATCCAGTCATACCACGCGATGTGTTTCCGGCTCGATTTCCGGAAGGCAGGGTACATGGCAAAGCCCAGCAGCAGGATCGCGCCCACGTGGATGGATCTGTTCCGCAAAGTTTCCGGCATGTAAAAGCCGGAGGCATAAACCAGATGGTACAGCGTCACGAGGATGCAGGTCCACTCAAAGGCCTTCTTGACGAGAGGACTGACAAAATTCCGCGTTCGGCTTTCTTTTTCAAATTCTTCCAAAATCGCCTGTCCGTCTACTTGTTGTTCCTGAACGATTTTGTCGATGGTGTTCTCCATAGTATACTCCTTTGCGCTATCTCAAAGTCAACTTGATCCGCCCGTGCTCCGGCAGGTCCCGGCCCGTCAGGATCACGCGATCATTGACCGAAATGTATTTCAACTGGGTCTGTGAATTGATCCAGTTGAATTCCGGGAATACGCTTCCCTTGATGTTCTCCATGTAAATCAGTCCGTCGGCGTAGCGGTACGTGCAATCCATTTCGGCGGGAATCCCCGCGCCGAATCCGCCCACGGCTATCGTGAAAAGAGTGAATCTCTTTTTTTCCACCCTGTAATACTCATCCCAGTCCACATGCTCAAACGAATGTATCCAGCCGAAAGACAAAACATCCTCTTCCCTGATTTTGCCTGTGTAGTAAACCTCTCCCGTCAACTGGTGGGAGACCACGAGCGTGTGGTTTCGCCTGCCGCTCACAAAAGCCGCTGTGACCGCGACAAGCGCGATAAAAATGAAAAACCCGAAAAAAACGCTTCTTTTGATGTTACGCAATCCGCAAAACAGCATAAAATCTTCCCGTCAAAATTCTCCCGTTGCGATCTCCCCCCCGGGAACGGGGAGGAGACCCGGGATTCGGTTTTATGGTGTGTGTGGTATCAAACGCTTGCGCGTTCAATCAACAGATTAATTGAGCGGCGTTTTGTAGCCCGCTTCCTTCCAATATTTCGCCGCGCCGTCGTGCAGGGGAATCGTTACGTCCTCCACGCCGAAGGTAACGTCGATGTTCTTGTCGGCGGCGTTGTGGGAGGCCTTGATCGTGGCGATGTTCTCGAAGATCACCTTCATCATGTCATAGACCACTTCGTCGGACAACTCTTTGCTGACGAGCATGATGTTGTACACGAATACGGACTGCACGTCTTCTTTATTGTTGTAGGTGCCCGCGGGAATCACGGTCTTGGCGAAGAAGGGATACTTGGATACGAGTCCGTCGCGGCCCGCGCCGTCGATGGGCACAATGACCATCTTGTACTGGGTGGCCAGTTCCATAACGGTGCCGTTGGGCAGTCCCGAGGTCACGAAGGCCGCGTCGCACTGGCCGTTTTTCATCTGGTCAATGGCTTCGCCGTAGGACAGATAGTCCACTTTGCTGTCTTCATAAGTCAATCCATAAGCTTCATAAATCATCCGGGCGTTGAGTTCCACGCCGGAATTGGGAGCGCCAACGCCGACGCGCTTGCCTTTGAGGTCGGCGGGGCTTTTGATGCCCGTACCTTCGAGGGTGACGAGTTGCACATAATTGGGCCACAAGCGCATCATGGCGCGCAAATTCTTGTCCGCAGTCTTGTACGCGCCGTAGCCCTCATAAGCCTGCATTACGGAATCCTGCATGGCGATGGCGATTTCCGCCTCTCCCTTCTGGATCATCGTAATGTTCTGGGCCGAAGCGCCCGTAGACTGGGAACTGGTCTTGTAGCCGCCGGCCTTGAGGGCTTCCGCGAAGGCCGCGCCGATGGGGAAATAAATCCCGCTGGAAGGTCCCGTGGCCACGGTGATAAACTCGCTGCCGCGGTCTACGGCGGCTACCGCGGGTTTACCCGCCAGGGTCAACACAATTGCCATCAAGCTTACCATGAACAGTGACGCTTTCAAAAATCTTTTCATTTTTTCCTCCTGATTTGGTCAAAAACAATATAAATTTCACACTGTGGAACGCATTTCATTGGTAGTCTGACTTCATTGTACCCCATATTTCTATTTTTGTCAATAAGTCTGTGTATTTTTGGTAAATGCCAGCTGCCACACGAGAAATACCGCAAAACAGGCAATCCCGGCGATCGTCGAGATCTTCTCGGGGATAATCATCAAAAGGCCGATCAGGACGAGCAAAATCCGTATGAACACGCCGATTTTTGCCCGGAGGAAGCCGATCATGCCGACGGCCACGGACCAGAGCCCGATAATGGCCGGAATGACGGCAAGAATGATGTCTTTGGCGGATCCGAGGCCCAGCAGGGCCGGATTGTACACAAAGACATAGGGAATCAAAAATGTGATAAAACTGTATTTGAAGGCCTCGATTCCCGTATCCCAGAACGGCGTTTTCGCCACGCCCGCGGCCGTATAGGAGGCGAGGGCCACGGGAGGCGTGATCATCGAGAGATTGGCGAAATAAAAAATGTAGAAGTGGGCCACGATCAAGGGCACGCCGATCTTTTTCAAAGCCGGCGCCAAAAGCGTCGCCGACATGATGTAGGCCGCGCTTGTGGGCATGCCCATGCCCATAATGATCACGAGAACCATGGCGAGCACGAGGGCCAACCAAAGGCGGTTTCCGGCCATTTTGGAGATTTCCTGGCTGATCATGAGCCCGAGACTCGTATAACTGAGAATCCCGACGATGATCCCGGCCACCGCGCAGGGGATGGCTACGACCACGGCGGAATTGGCCCCGTCGATCAGCGTGTTGATGAACTTGACCACGCCGAGCCGGGAGTCTTTCCGGGCCGAGGCGAGCACGACGAGAACGATCAGCGAGTAAGACGAGGCGAGCCGCACGGTCTTTCCGATCGCGATCAGATACACGAGCAGAATCAACGGGATCAGCAGGTAAAAATACCGGATGATCATCTTTTTCAGCGCGCCGGTGTCGACGGGCTTCGATTTGATGTTATATTTTTTCGCGTAATAATGCACGATGAAGACGAGAGACAGGATGTAGAGCGTCGCCGGTATGATGGCGTAAAGAACGATCGTAAAATACGACATGCCCACATAGTCGGCCATCAAGAAGGCGGCGGCCCCCATGACCGGCGGAATGATCTGCCCGGCCGATCCCGCGATGGCGAGGATGGCCGCCGTGAATTTGGGCTCAAAGCCCGAATCCACAACGGATTCGTAGGTCAGCGTCCCCACGGAGGCCACATTTGCCGCGGCGCTTCCGCTGATGGTCCCGAAGAGCCCGCAGGCCACGACCATGGATTTCGCTTCCCCGCCGACCATTTTGCTCGTGATGAACTTGGCCAGGGAAATGAAGAGCTTCCCCGCCGGCGTCGCCGAAAGGAAGGCCCCGAAGATCATAAAGTAAAATACCGTATCGGCGGAGACCCCTGTGGCTGTGCCGAGGATGCCGTTTGTGGAGACATACTGCAACTCGATCATGCTCGAAGCGTTCATGCCGCGATGGGTGAGCACGCCGGGCAGCATTTTCCCCGCAAAGCCGTAGACGATAAAGACGAGGCAGACGATGGTCATGGAAAGACCGAGCATCCGGCGGCAGGACTCGATCAATAAAATCATGACGATCCCGCCGAGGATCAGTTCTATCGGCGTCATATCGGTGATATAGAGCATCCGCGCCATGATCCGGGCCGAATCAAAATAGAGAAAAGCGCCGCAGATAATGGCGAGAATCGCGCAGAAGAAATCCACGGCCTTTCCGATCAGCGGGTCGCCGGCGAGGAAGGGTTTTGACAAAAAAACCATGGCGATCGCAAAACCGATGTGGATTCCCCGCAGACCGATCGTCGAGATCCCCGCCTTGAAGCAGGCGTAGATCTGGAAGGCCACCCAAATCAACGCGACAATATTCCGAAAAATCTTTCGTGCTCCCACCCTTTTTCCCCCTTATTTGATCAAGCCGATCTCACGATAATATTTTTCCGCGCCCGGATGCAGGGGGAAACCGCCGTAGAGTTCAGGCGTAGCGCAGGCTTCGCGGTTGAAGTTGCCGAGTCCCGCGTGACCGGTTTTCAGTTCCTCGGGATTCTCGTAGATCTGTTTTACGATGCGATAGGCGATTTCGTCGGGCAGATCCGTCGTCGTCACAATATTGGTCGTGATGCCGGCGCAAATGACGTCTTTCGTCTGTTTGTTGAAGCTGTTGGCGGGCATGGTGGCGACGCTGTAGCCGTTCCCTTTCAGGTATTCAAGGGACTGCTCGTCAAGCTCGCCCACGGTGACGTCGGCGGTCGTGCAGAGTTCCGTAAAAGCGGGATGACCAACGGATACGTGCTGCATGAAGAAGTCGCACTTGCCGTCCTGATAAGCGGCCACGATGCTGGCAAAATCCGTATGAGTCACGGAACCGCCCCATTTGATGATGTCTTCATAGGAACAGCCGATGGATTCCAGCACGAGCCGGGTCGTATATTCGCTGGCGGAACCGGTTTCCGACGTGTAAACATTGATCGGCATTTTCTTTTCGGCGATGTCCCGGATGCGGGTAAAGCCCGCTCCGTTCCGGATCGCGATGCCGACATACATCTGGTCGATGGTCCCTACGAGTCCGCGCAGTTTGGGAATGGCGCCGCTTTCCTGAAAAGCCAGGATCCCTTTGTAGGCCCAGGCGTTTGTACAGTTGAAACCTAGACCGATATCGGCCTTTCCGGCTTTCAGCAAGAGCATATTGCCGACGCCGCCGGAATTGGGCATAACGTCAATTTTGAGACCCGTATCATGCGAGGTCACCACATTGGCCACCGTCGCGCCGTACACGTACCAGGAACTGCCCACGGCAAGCGTCGCGAACTGGACGGTTTTGTCGACCTTGTCGCCGGGATTGAACGTATACTTGGCGTGGCTCGTCGTAAAAGCGGTCAGGAATAACACAAGGGCAAACAGCACAGCAGTAATTCTTTTCACTTTTCTCATAAAAATATCCTCCTTTCGTTGTCCAAAATTTTGTGTTTGTCTTTCCATAATGTGGAACGCATACCGCTGTTTCCGTGAAAAATATAAAAAATTATACTACAATTTTGTTTCCTTTGTCAATAACAAAATACTGTTTTTTGACGTGGCGTTCGTATTGCCGCCGTTTTGTTCGAATTATGCTCATGATCATTCCGCGTTTTCCGGCAAAAGCGCGGTGGGAATGACCTCGATTTCGAGCTCGGCCAGGCTGGCCCGGACGACGGTAATCGGAAATTTGTCCCCGATATTGTACCAAAGTCCTTCGCTTTGATCTTCCATGGCGTAGCGCTCCTCGTCCAGCTCATAAAAATGATCGGCGGCCACAAGATCCCAATAACACTCGATATTCTCTTCGGTAGCGAGGAAAATCTTCTTCCGGGAAAAGCCGACGATGGTTCCGGTAAATTCCTCCCCGACCCGTTCCCGCATGTATTCGACGACCTTGATCCGGACGCTCTGTTCTTCGGCCTTCATGGCGATCCGCTCCGTCCGCGAAATATGAAGGCAAATGCCCGGCAGCTCTCCGGCCAGTTTGGCGTTCTCCTCGGCGGAGGGATAGCGGGTCAGGCGGGACGCGAGAATCCGGTGCGCCATGAGGTCGGCGTAGCGGCGTATGGGCGAGGTAAAATGCGTGTAGCAGCGGGAGGCGAGACCGAAATGGCCGATATTTTCCACGGTATAGCGGGCCTGCTTCAGGGACATGAGGATCAGCTTGTGGATCAACTGGCTGACGCCCGTCTCTCGGGATTTGTCAATGATTTCCTGCAGTTCCTTGGGATGGAGGTCGTCATGGCGACTGACCCGGAAGCCGAAACGGTTCAAGACCGTATTGAGGGCCGTGATCTTTTCGGGATCGGGCTTTTCGTGGGTTCGGTAGAGGGCGGGGAGTTCCGCGTAATAGAGTTCTTCGGCCACGGTTTCGTTGGCGGCCACCATAAAATCTTCGATGAGTTTTTCGGCTTCGCCCCTTTCCCGGGTTCCGACGCTCTCCACGAGGCCTTTTTCATTGAGTTTGACCTTGATCTCGGGCAGATCGAAGTCAATATTGCCGTTGGCGCGCTTTTTCTTTCGCAGAATGTGCGAGAGCGCCAGCATGGTCGAGACCATGGGCGCGATATCCGCGTACTGCGTCAGCGCTTCCGCCTCCCCGGCGATGATCCGGTTGACGTCGGTATAAGTCATGCGGCGGGCGCTCCTGATGACGGAACGGAAAAGATCGTAGTTTTCCACTTCTCCCGCGGGGGTAATCTCCATGCGGCAGGTAAACGTGAGCTTTTCCTCGCCCTCGTTCAGCGAGCAGATGCCGTTGCTGAGTTCGGGCGGCAGCATGGGCAGCACCCTGTCCACTAGGTAGACCGAGTTGCCCCGGGCATAGGCCTCAACGTCCAGAGCCGAGCCTTCCCGCACGTACCAGGAGACGTCGGCTATGGAGACAAAGAGCCGGTAATTGCCGTTTATGAGTTTCTCCACGTAAACGGCGTCGTCCAAATCTTTGGCGTCCTCGCCGTCTATGGTAATAATCGGAAGCGTCGTGAGATCGACCCTTCCTTTGCGTTCTTCCCCGCGGATCCCCAGAGGGATCGCTTTCGCTTCTTCGACGACCTCCCGGGGAAAGGTCTCCGGCAGTCCCTCGTTGATGATCAGGGCCCGGATCATGTTTCCGGTATCCTGAGCGTCGCCGAGGATACGCAGGATCTGCCCCGACGGCTTTCTGGACTCGTCTCCCCAGTCGATAATTTCCACGGTCACGAGCTCGTTGTCTTTGGCGTCGCGCATCATGTGGGCGGGAATATAAATGTCCCGGCCGAAGGAGCCTGTGGGGACCACAAAACCGAAATCGCCGTTTTTTTCAAAGACGCCGGTCACGGTATTCTTGCTGCGCTCGATAATCCTGACGACCTTGCCTTCCTGCTTCATCCCGTCCCGGGCGTCGGAAACGATCCTGACCCAGACCGTATCGCCATCCACGGCGCTTCCCAAATCGGGACCGGCCACAAAGACGCCGCCCTCGTCCTCGGTGTCCACAAAGCCGTAGCGGTCCGTCGTCATGGAGACGACGCCCTTGACGAGGCCCTTCATGTCGGGCAGGTTGTACTTGTTCTTGCGGTTCAACGTAATTTCGCCGATCCTGACCCATTCCCGCAGTTCGGCCTTGATCTCTTTCTTCGGCCGTTGCTGCCAGTGAAGCAGCTCCGTGATTTCCGTGTACTTGAGTCCTCTTCCCTCGCTCGCGAGAACGTCTTGCAGTTCCCGGAGCCCTTTTTCATTGGTCATGTTTTCCCCCGTTTCCGGGATCGCTCCCGTTTTGATCGGGCCTGCCCGCTTGCAGCCAGGCCAGCATTTTTTCCGTATTCGGATGGATATATTTTCCCGATTGCCTCAGATAGGCCGTCATGTGACGCAGAGCGTAGAGGATCCCGCCGTCCATATCGGCAAAGACCCGCCGACGGATCTCGGCCGCCTCGGGATAGGCGCGACCGGGCTCCACGGCGTCGGCGATGTAAATGACCCGGGCAAAGCGGGAAAGGCCTTCTTTCCCTACCGTGTGATACTTTATGGCCTCGAGGATTTCGGGATCGGCGATCCCGTACCCGTGTTCCGCCAGGGCCGCCCCCGCGAAGCCGTGCATGATCTCGGGACTTTCAAGGTCCTTTTCGCCCATTTCGCCGGGAAAATACTGACAGACCATCTTTCTCAGGTCTTCCGCAGACCACTCCTTGCAGATGTCATGCAAAAGGGCGGCCGTTTCGATCCGCCCGGGATCAAGGCCGAAAGGTTTTGCCAGGGCGAGGGCGGTTTCCACGACGCCCATGGTGTGGCGAAAACGGCGGGGGCTCAATTCGGCCTCCACGCTTTCCTTCAATAAAGTTGTCTTTTGTCGCGACGCTTCCCGCATGGTGTCTCCGATCCTGTTTTTTCCGGTCTTTATGTATATTGTATCACATCGCGGCAATAAAGACAAACAATAAAAAGGGAACGGAATTTCTCCGCTCCGGGGTGGGTTACGACTCCATGATTCCTTTTTCCCGCAAAAAGCCCTTGTACCAGATGAGCTGCTCCTTCAGTAGCTCATAGGGCTTCAGGCCGTAGGGACAGCGGGTTTCGCAGGCCTTGCACGCGATGCAGTTTTCGATCCGGAACATTTTCTCCCGGGCCTCTTTCGTCACCATGCCCTGATAGGGCGACCGCAGCATAAATTCCCGCATTCTGGCGGCCATGAAGATCTCGATATCCGCCGGACAGGGCAGGCAATAGCCGCAACCCCGACAGAATTTTCCGCCCAAGGCTTGTTTTTCTTCCGCGACCCGGGCCGCGTATTCTTCCGTAAAAGCGGGGTCCTTTTCCTCCAGTTCCAAGAATTGTTCGATTTCTTCAATTCTCTGAACGCCCCAGATGGGGACGGGCGTTTCCAGCGACCGGATAAAGGCGAAATTGGCCTCGACGTTGCGGATCAGTCCGCCGGACATGGCCTTCATGCAGATAAAGCCCATGCCCGCGTCGGCGGTTTCCTTCACAAGAGCGACGTCCTTTTCCCCCGAAAGACAGGAAAAAGGGAATTGCAGGGTCTCGAAGAGTCCGCTGCGGACCGCTTTGAAGGCTTCTTCGAGCTTGTGCTGCGTAATGCCCATATGGAGCACTTTTCCTTCGGCGATAAACTTGCGCATTTCCGCGATCTGCTCGTCGCCCGGCGTATGATTGTGAAATTGCAGCAAATCCACATGGTCGGTCTTCAGGTTCCGCAGCGTTGTCTCCAAATCGGCGCGCATTTTGGCCGGGTCCCTGCCCATGGTCTTTGAGGCGATGAAGATCCGGTCCCGTACGTCGGAGAGCGCGTACGCGATTTTTTCCTCGCTGTCCGAATAAGCCCTCGCCGTATCAAAAAAGTTGACGCCGCCGTCGTAAGCCCGCCGCAAAATCCCGGCGGCTTCCTCAAATGTACAACGTTGAATCGGAAGCGCCCCGAAGGACGTCCGCGATACGTTCATTCCCGTTTTTCCCAAGGCCGTGTACTTCATTTCTTTCCTCCTCCGTTCTATAAGATACTTCCGCTCTCGCGGAATTCCCGCCACACATTTTCAAAGAATTCATCCCGTACAGGAATCGGCCGTACGGGCCGCCACGCGACCCGGACTTCCGGAAGTTCCCCCGCGCTCACGGGTTCAAGCGAAACAATCTGGGTCACGCCGGTCTTTTGGCCTTCCTCTGTCGTATACGCAAAAGCGTCCGGAAGAAAATCATAAGGTTTTTGCCCCGCGGGATCCGTATAGAGGGCGCTGCCGCGGCTTTTTCCGCCGTTTTCCACGTAATCGGCCATGGCGGAGAGATACGCCAACTGGCACAAGAGCGTCTCCCGCAAGCGGAACACATGGCGCAAATCCACGGGTTTTGAAACTTTTGCCTCTTCTTTGAAGCGGGAAAGCCGTTCCCGGACCCGGGCAAGGGTTTCCCGGATCCTGTCCCCGTTTCGGATGGCGCCGCCCACGGCGCTCATGTTTTGCCTTGCTTCCCGCAACAGCGCTTTCACGGTATCGGCGCCGGATTCGAGGGCGGATTCCGCCAGATCCACAACTTGGCCGAGGGCCGCCGCCGACGCTTTTTCAAATGCCGCCGCCGAAAGGGGCGGGCCTTTTTCCTTCCGGGCGATAAATTCCGCCGCCCTGGTCGCCCCCACCTGCCCCGCGTTGAGGGCGCTGCCGCCGGGCCGGTAGATCCCGTGGGTCCCCGCCGCTTCGCCCACGGCGAAAAAGCCTTCAACATTTGTCCGCCACCAGCGGTCCACGTCAAGGCCGCCGTTGTTGTGCTGGGCGCAAAGGGAGATTTCCAGCATGTCCCTGGTGAGGTCGACGCCTCTCTCCCGGTAAAAGGAGACCGCCGGGGCGTTCATATGAGAAAGCCGCTCAACGGGCGTCCCGAAACAAGCGCCTGCCTTTTGCAGATAGTCCCTCGCTTCCTCCGACAATTTTCCGAAATCGAGCGTCCCTTCCCCGGGATTTTCCCGGTAATCGAGAAAAACCCGTCGCCCTTTTTGAATTTCCAGCCAGACGAGGATATCCACAAGGGAAGACCCGCCGGCTGCTTTTCGCACGTCAAAGGGCCATTGATAGCCTTTAAGGAATACCAGCGACAGCAGTTTGTAGCGGTCCTGAATATACGAAAAGAGAAATTCCCGCGGATCCTGTCCATTCGCGTCCGTCGACACAAAGCGCGGCAGAACCTGCATGTAGGTCCCCGAGACATTCCATTTGGGCCGGATACTGGCAAGTCCCCACTGCCATTCCGTGAGATTTTTTCCCCGAGCCCCCGCCTCAAAGGCCAGACCCGACGCGCCGTAGTGTCCCTCGGGATAAACGGTATTTTCATAGATGCCGGCGGGGCCTCCCGTGGCGTATACGATATTTTTACAGTTGACGAGCACAAAGGGAGATCGGTCCCCCCCCTTTGCCGCCTGTTCCGTGTCGAGACAGACGAGCCCCCGGATCCGGGCGTCTTCGACGATGATTTTCACCACTTGCAAGTGATCGAAAATCGGGACGCCCTTTTGCCGGACAGCCGCCTCCAGGCATTCGGTCATCCGCCGGGACGTATAGGGACCGACGCTGGTGGCGCGGGTCCTTGGATCGTGGTCCGTCTTGTAGCCCGCGTATTCGCCGTATTGGTTTTTGGGAAATTCCACCCCCAAGTTGACGAGATTCATAAAACACGGAACGCTCAACGCCGCTTCGCAAAGGGCGTGATCCCCGTCCACGGCCCCGCCCTCAAAAAGGGTCTCCGCCATTTCCCCCACGCTGTCGGGCGTATCCCCCGAGAGCGTGAGTTTGTAGTAGGTCTGCTTGTCGGAGCCTGTATTGCGGGAAGTCCCCGCCTTCACATGCTCCGTGACCACGCAGACGTCTTGATCTCCATAGCCCCAAAGCCTGTCCGCCGCGCAGAATCCGGCTGCGCCGGTTCCCACGACAACGGTTCCCGTATGAATTACGGGGATTTCCTTTCCTCTGAATTGAAACGCGGTTTTTTCCATGATAAACCCTCACAAGATCACGCTTTTACAATTGCTTCAAATGAAAGCCGCCGTCCACGTCGATGTAATTTCCGGTCGTGTAGAGAATATCATCCGACGCCAGGACCTTGACGACATTGGCCACGTCTTCGGGCATACCCCAGCGCTTGACGGGGAAGAGGCCCCCGGCGATGAGACCGTCATATTTTTCCTTGACCTTTGCCGTCATGTCGGTGGCGATGACGCCCGGCCGCACCTCATGGACGAGAATGCCGTCTCCCGCAAGCCTTGCCGCAAAAAGTTTCGTCAGCATGGAAATCCCCGCCTTGGATACGCAGTATTCCCCGCGATTGACCGAAACCACCTCCGCGGAGCAGGAGGAGATATTGATGATGGTCCCCCGCTTTTTTCCTCTATATTCTTGACTGAGCATAACTTTTGCCACGGCCTGGGTCAGGAAGAGATTGCCCTTGGTATTGATCCCCACGACCCGGTCAAAGCTCTCCTCGCTCATGTCCAGCAGATCCGCCCGTTCAAGAGGCGCGACCCCCGCGTTATTGACGAGCGCATGGATTTCCCCGAAGCGCTCGAGCGCCTCCCGGACAAGGATTTTCCGGTCTTCGCTTTTTCCGACGTCCGATCGGACATAAAGATATTCCGCCCCCGTT contains:
- a CDS encoding TRAP transporter permease yields the protein MENTIDKIVQEQQVDGQAILEEFEKESRTRNFVSPLVKKAFEWTCILVTLYHLVYASGFYMPETLRNRSIHVGAILLLGFAMYPAFRKSSRKHIAWYDWILMALSVAIPIYMWVNYFSIVDRAAAPTTMDVVMGTILVLLVLEASRRITGLALPIIGLLFTIYALMGVKGGLIKINFPGLFMHRGTAWPSLIGHLFINTEGIYGTSVNVSSTYIFLFIVFGEVMNKCGMGAFFNDLAISVAGGTKGGPAKVSVLAAGLLGMINGSAIANVVTTGSFTIPLMKKSGYSKEFSGAVSATASVGGQLMPPVMGAAAFIMAETLGIQYSQIIVYAAVPAVIYYLGILFQIDMRASKDKLVGLPKDQLPAFKDTMKKYWHLTFPIAILMYMLFFSGKTLIMGALYTIIATVIIAQTRKVSRMSLDDIRSVLISSAKQTVSVAMACACVGIIIGACTKTGFTTNMASAIIRLGKSSLPLTLVFTMVTCMILGMGLPSIPSYIITYTIAVPALIQLGITDVAAHLFCFYFAMFANITPPVALAAFAAAGISGGDTVKTGVASVKLALAGFLLPYIFIYNSQLLLVNTTVSEGLLTAVTSCIGVFLLSAAVEGYMYTHINVAVRALSLVGALMLIVPGLKTDIIGFAILIVVVLFQKAMAKKNPSDTGTAVGA
- a CDS encoding DUF1850 domain-containing protein, which gives rise to MLFCGLRNIKRSVFFGFFIFIALVAVTAAFVSGRRNHTLVVSHQLTGEVYYTGKIREEDVLSFGWIHSFEHVDWDEYYRVEKKRFTLFTIAVGGFGAGIPAEMDCTYRYADGLIYMENIKGSVFPEFNWINSQTQLKYISVNDRVILTGRDLPEHGRIKLTLR
- a CDS encoding TAXI family TRAP transporter solute-binding subunit, coding for MKRFLKASLFMVSLMAIVLTLAGKPAVAAVDRGSEFITVATGPSSGIYFPIGAAFAEALKAGGYKTSSQSTGASAQNITMIQKGEAEIAIAMQDSVMQAYEGYGAYKTADKNLRAMMRLWPNYVQLVTLEGTGIKSPADLKGKRVGVGAPNSGVELNARMIYEAYGLTYEDSKVDYLSYGEAIDQMKNGQCDAAFVTSGLPNGTVMELATQYKMVIVPIDGAGRDGLVSKYPFFAKTVIPAGTYNNKEDVQSVFVYNIMLVSKELSDEVVYDMMKVIFENIATIKASHNAADKNIDVTFGVEDVTIPLHDGAAKYWKEAGYKTPLN
- a CDS encoding TRAP transporter fused permease subunit; the protein is MGARKIFRNIVALIWVAFQIYACFKAGISTIGLRGIHIGFAIAMVFLSKPFLAGDPLIGKAVDFFCAILAIICGAFLYFDSARIMARMLYITDMTPIELILGGIVMILLIESCRRMLGLSMTIVCLVFIVYGFAGKMLPGVLTHRGMNASSMIELQYVSTNGILGTATGVSADTVFYFMIFGAFLSATPAGKLFISLAKFITSKMVGGEAKSMVVACGLFGTISGSAAANVASVGTLTYESVVDSGFEPKFTAAILAIAGSAGQIIPPVMGAAAFLMADYVGMSYFTIVLYAIIPATLYILSLVFIVHYYAKKYNIKSKPVDTGALKKMIIRYFYLLIPLILLVYLIAIGKTVRLASSYSLIVLVVLASARKDSRLGVVKFINTLIDGANSAVVVAIPCAVAGIIVGILSYTSLGLMISQEISKMAGNRLWLALVLAMVLVIIMGMGMPTSAAYIMSATLLAPALKKIGVPLIVAHFYIFYFANLSMITPPVALASYTAAGVAKTPFWDTGIEAFKYSFITFLIPYVFVYNPALLGLGSAKDIILAVIPAIIGLWSVAVGMIGFLRAKIGVFIRILLVLIGLLMIIPEKISTIAGIACFAVFLVWQLAFTKNTQTY
- a CDS encoding TAXI family TRAP transporter solute-binding subunit, whose product is MRKVKRITAVLFALVLFLTAFTTSHAKYTFNPGDKVDKTVQFATLAVGSSWYVYGATVANVVTSHDTGLKIDVMPNSGGVGNMLLLKAGKADIGLGFNCTNAWAYKGILAFQESGAIPKLRGLVGTIDQMYVGIAIRNGAGFTRIRDIAEKKMPINVYTSETGSASEYTTRLVLESIGCSYEDIIKWGGSVTHTDFASIVAAYQDGKCDFFMQHVSVGHPAFTELCTTADVTVGELDEQSLEYLKGNGYSVATMPANSFNKQTKDVICAGITTNIVTTTDLPDEIAYRIVKQIYENPEELKTGHAGLGNFNREACATPELYGGFPLHPGAEKYYREIGLIK